The Nicotiana tabacum cultivar K326 chromosome 14, ASM71507v2, whole genome shotgun sequence genome contains a region encoding:
- the LOC107777545 gene encoding guanine nucleotide-binding protein subunit gamma 2-like isoform X2 — MQSESSEQLRSVVAATDTRGKHRISAELKRLEQETRFLEEELELLDKMEKASTACKETHGPTNPYWDRWFEGPQDTSGCRCWIL, encoded by the exons ATGCAATCAGAGAGCTCAGAACAGTTGAGATCGGTTGTTGCAGCAACTGATACAAGAGGGAAACATAGGATATCTGCTGAATTGAAGAGACTTGAGCAAGAAACTCGCTTCTTAGAG GAAGAACTTGAATTGCTTGACAAAATGGAAAAGGCGTCAACTGCTTGCAAGGA AACACATGGTCCAACAAATCCTTACTGGGATCGATGGTTTGAAGGACCACAAGATACATCGGGTTGCAGATGCTGGATATTGTAA
- the LOC107777545 gene encoding guanine nucleotide-binding protein subunit gamma 1-like isoform X1 — protein sequence MQSESSEQLRSVVAATDTRGKHRISAELKRLEQETRFLEEELELLDKMEKASTACKEMLSNVETSPDPLLPVTHGPTNPYWDRWFEGPQDTSGCRCWIL from the exons ATGCAATCAGAGAGCTCAGAACAGTTGAGATCGGTTGTTGCAGCAACTGATACAAGAGGGAAACATAGGATATCTGCTGAATTGAAGAGACTTGAGCAAGAAACTCGCTTCTTAGAG GAAGAACTTGAATTGCTTGACAAAATGGAAAAGGCGTCAACTGCTTGCAAGGA GATGCTAAGTAATGTGGAAACGAGTCCAGATCCATTACTGCCTGT AACACATGGTCCAACAAATCCTTACTGGGATCGATGGTTTGAAGGACCACAAGATACATCGGGTTGCAGATGCTGGATATTGTAA